A window from Citrus sinensis cultivar Valencia sweet orange chromosome 3, DVS_A1.0, whole genome shotgun sequence encodes these proteins:
- the LOC107175126 gene encoding wall-associated receptor kinase-like 2: MATDNFNTNRILGQGVQGTVYKGMLADGRIAAVKKSKLVDEGNVEQFINEVVVLTQINHINIVKLFRCCLETEVPLLVYEFIPNGTLYRYIHDQTEEFTITWERLRIDVEVSGALSYLHSTTSIPIYHRDIKSANILLDDKFRAKISDFGASRYVTIDQTHLTTRVQGTFGYLDLVYFQSSQFTKNGDVYSFGVVFVGLLTGQKPIRSTDTEEDKSLAGYFLRAMKENCLFDMLDA, translated from the coding sequence ATGGCTACTGACAACTTCAATACCAATCGAATCCTTGGTCAAGGAGTCCAGGGCACAGTGTACAAAGGAATGTTGGCAGATGGAAGAATTGCGGCTGTGAAAAAATCCAAATTAGTGGATGAGGGTAATGTTGAGCAATTCATCAATGAGGTGGTAGTTTTAACTCAAATTAACCacataaatattgttaaattgtTCAGATGCTGCTTGGAGACAGAGGTTCCTCTTTTGGTGTATGAATTTATTCCAAATGGAACTCTCTATCGATATATACACGACCAAACTGAGGAGTTCACAATCACATGGGAACGTTTACGCATTGATGTAGAAGTTTCAGGTGCTTTGTCCTATTTGCATTCAACTACTTCTATTCCTATTTATCATCGAGACATCAAGTCTGCAAATATACTTTTGGATGATAAATTTCGAgcaaaaatttcagattttgggGCTTCTAGATATGTCACGATTGATCAAACTCATTTGACCACACGAGTACAAGGAACTTTTGGATATCTAGATCTAGTGTACTTTCAGTCAAGTCAATTTACAAAGAACGGTGATGTTTATAGTTTTGGAGTTGTTTTTGTTGGGCTTTTAACTGGACAAAAACCTATCCGTTCAACTGACACCGAAGAAGATAAAAGTTTAGCAGGGTATTTTCTCCGAGCAATGAAAGAGAACTGTTTGTTTGATATGCTTGATGCTTAA